In Bacillus sp. NP247, one DNA window encodes the following:
- a CDS encoding nitroreductase family protein, with product MTNSDFFNVLYERTSTRAFNPEKEISSTELHEILKAAAQAPSAWNLQHWKFLVFQGEDVQKRLHPIAYNQQQILDASAVVAILGDLEAYKNVEPVYSPIVEQGFMKEEAKERLAKNIESAYTREQYPRDAAFSNAALAAMQLMLAAKATGWDTCAIGGFNPQALMEEFNVSSRYVPIMLITIGESTLKGHPAPRMSVEQVSEWAK from the coding sequence ATGACAAACAGTGACTTTTTTAACGTTTTATATGAACGCACATCTACACGTGCATTCAACCCTGAAAAAGAAATTTCATCTACAGAATTACACGAAATTTTAAAAGCAGCTGCTCAAGCACCTTCTGCTTGGAACTTGCAACACTGGAAATTCCTTGTTTTCCAAGGCGAAGACGTACAAAAACGATTACACCCAATTGCTTATAACCAACAACAAATTCTTGATGCTTCTGCCGTAGTCGCTATTTTAGGTGATTTAGAAGCATATAAAAATGTTGAACCTGTTTACAGTCCAATTGTAGAACAAGGATTTATGAAAGAAGAAGCAAAAGAGCGCTTAGCTAAAAACATTGAATCTGCATATACTCGTGAGCAATACCCACGAGATGCTGCCTTTTCAAATGCTGCTTTAGCAGCAATGCAACTTATGCTTGCTGCTAAAGCAACTGGCTGGGATACTTGCGCAATTGGTGGTTTCAACCCACAAGCACTAATGGAAGAATTTAATGTTTCATCTCGTTACGTACCAATTATGCTTATTACAATTGGTGAATCAACTTTAAAAGGTCACCCTGCACCACGCATGAGCGTAGAACAAGTGAGTGAATGGGCGAAATAA
- a CDS encoding methylthioribulose 1-phosphate dehydratase yields the protein MKQLFRQWYDLSEIKKELTTRNWFPATSGNISIKVSHDPLTFLITASGKDKTKTTPDDFLLVNHQGVPVLETELSPSAETILHTHIYNSTNAGCVLHVHTTDNNVITNLYSDKVTLQNQEIIKALDIWEEDASINIPIIENDAHIPTLGEKFRKHIQGDSGAVLIRNHGITVWGRDSFDAKKRLEAYEFLFQFHIKLLSIQGGVSNGANSYS from the coding sequence ATGAAACAACTTTTTCGTCAATGGTATGACTTAAGTGAAATAAAAAAAGAATTAACAACTCGGAATTGGTTTCCAGCAACAAGTGGAAATATTTCTATAAAAGTCAGTCATGATCCCCTTACTTTTCTTATTACAGCAAGTGGAAAAGATAAAACAAAAACCACTCCAGATGATTTTCTATTAGTAAATCATCAAGGAGTTCCCGTGTTAGAAACTGAGTTAAGCCCTTCAGCAGAAACAATATTGCATACACATATTTATAACAGTACGAATGCCGGGTGCGTACTTCATGTTCATACAACTGATAATAATGTCATCACAAATTTGTATAGCGATAAAGTCACCCTTCAAAATCAAGAAATTATTAAAGCTCTTGATATTTGGGAAGAAGATGCATCGATTAACATTCCTATTATCGAAAATGATGCTCATATCCCAACGCTTGGAGAGAAATTTCGAAAGCATATACAAGGAGATTCAGGAGCAGTATTAATTCGAAACCATGGCATTACCGTATGGGGCCGTGACAGCTTTGATGCAAAAAAAAGATTAGAAGCTTATGAGTTTTTATTCCAATTTCATATAAAACTATTATCAATTCAAGGAGGCGTTTCTAATGGCGCAAATTCGTATTCATGA
- a CDS encoding acireductone dioxygenase, which produces MAQIRIHEENTRIENEVEVSNFLQGEDVLYEKWNISKLPTHLKENYSLTDENKAEILTVFSKEIADVSERRGYKAYDVISLSSSTPNLDELLINFQKEHHHTDDEVRFIVSGHGIFAIEGKDGRFFDVELEPGDLISVSENARHYFTLQDDRQVVAIRIFVTTEGWVPIY; this is translated from the coding sequence ATGGCGCAAATTCGTATTCATGAGGAAAATACTCGTATTGAAAATGAAGTAGAGGTATCAAACTTTCTACAAGGAGAAGATGTTTTATATGAGAAATGGAATATTTCTAAACTTCCTACTCATTTAAAAGAAAATTACTCCTTAACAGATGAAAACAAAGCTGAAATATTAACGGTGTTTTCAAAAGAAATTGCTGATGTTTCAGAGCGCCGAGGTTATAAAGCATATGATGTGATTTCACTTTCTAGTAGCACACCTAACCTTGACGAGTTATTAATTAATTTCCAAAAAGAACACCATCATACTGACGATGAAGTTCGCTTTATTGTCAGTGGTCATGGCATCTTCGCTATTGAAGGAAAAGATGGTCGATTCTTTGACGTTGAACTTGAGCCTGGTGATCTTATATCTGTATCTGAAAATGCAAGACATTATTTTACCTTACAAGATGATCGCCAAGTTGTAGCTATTCGTATTTTTGTTACAACAGAAGGTTGGGTTCCAATTTATTAA
- the ptsP gene encoding phosphoenolpyruvate--protein phosphotransferase → MTLNIQGIAASSGIAIAKAFRLENPEFNIEKKSITNEAAEIARLDAALEKAKSELEAIKDHAFAELGADKAAIFEAHLLVLNDPELVNPVKDKVNSEKVNAEFAMDEVASMFISMFENMDNEYMKERAADIRDVTKRVLAHLLGINFSNPGTISEEVIIIAEDLTPSDTAQLNRKYAKGFTTDIGGRTSHSAIMARSMEIPAVVGTKVVMEKIQNGDIVIIDGLDGEVIVNPSEETLRSFEEKKAKFEEQKAVWAKLKDQATVTSDGHHVELVANIGTPNDVQGIIDNGGEGVGLYRTEFLYMGRDNLPTEEEQFEAYKAVLEGVKEDQPVVVRTLDIGGDKELPYLHLPKEMNPFLGYRAIRLCLDEQDVFRTQLRALLRASVYGNLKIMFPMIATLDEFRQAKAILLEEKERLVQAGTTVSDSIEVGMMVEIPASAVLADQFAKEVDFFSIGTNDLIQYTMAADRMNEQVAYLYQPYNPSILRLVKMVIDAAHKEGKWAGMCGEMAGDSLAIPLLLGLGLDEFSMSATSILPARTQLSKLSKAEMETLAEKALTMSTAEEVVELVKSI, encoded by the coding sequence ATGACTCTTAACATTCAAGGGATCGCTGCATCAAGTGGGATTGCTATTGCAAAGGCTTTCAGACTTGAGAATCCTGAATTTAACATTGAAAAGAAATCAATTACAAACGAAGCTGCTGAAATTGCACGCTTAGACGCTGCGCTTGAGAAAGCAAAATCTGAACTAGAAGCTATTAAGGACCACGCTTTTGCTGAGCTAGGTGCTGATAAAGCTGCTATCTTTGAAGCACATTTATTAGTATTAAATGATCCAGAATTAGTAAATCCAGTAAAAGATAAAGTAAATAGCGAAAAAGTAAATGCTGAATTTGCAATGGATGAAGTTGCATCAATGTTTATTTCTATGTTTGAAAACATGGATAACGAATATATGAAAGAACGTGCTGCGGATATTCGCGATGTAACAAAACGTGTTCTTGCACATTTACTAGGAATTAACTTCTCAAATCCTGGTACAATTTCTGAAGAAGTAATCATCATTGCTGAAGATTTAACACCATCTGACACAGCTCAGTTAAACCGTAAGTACGCAAAAGGTTTCACGACTGATATTGGTGGACGTACATCTCACTCTGCAATTATGGCTCGTTCTATGGAAATTCCTGCAGTTGTTGGTACGAAAGTTGTTATGGAGAAAATCCAAAACGGCGATATCGTAATCATCGACGGCTTAGATGGAGAAGTAATTGTAAACCCATCTGAAGAAACTCTTCGTTCTTTTGAAGAAAAGAAAGCGAAATTTGAAGAGCAAAAAGCTGTATGGGCAAAATTAAAAGACCAAGCGACTGTAACAAGTGATGGACATCACGTTGAGCTTGTTGCTAATATCGGAACACCAAATGATGTACAAGGTATTATCGATAATGGCGGAGAAGGCGTTGGTTTATACCGTACAGAATTCTTATACATGGGCCGTGACAATCTTCCAACAGAAGAAGAGCAGTTCGAAGCGTATAAAGCAGTTCTTGAAGGTGTAAAAGAAGATCAACCAGTCGTTGTTCGTACACTTGACATCGGTGGAGATAAAGAGCTTCCATACTTACATTTACCAAAAGAAATGAACCCATTCTTAGGATACCGTGCAATTCGCTTATGTCTTGATGAGCAAGATGTGTTCCGTACACAACTTCGTGCATTACTTCGTGCTAGCGTATACGGTAACTTAAAAATTATGTTCCCAATGATTGCAACTCTTGATGAGTTCCGTCAAGCGAAAGCAATCTTATTAGAAGAGAAAGAAAGACTTGTTCAAGCGGGTACAACTGTTTCTGATTCCATTGAAGTTGGTATGATGGTTGAAATTCCAGCTTCAGCAGTATTAGCAGATCAATTCGCAAAAGAAGTTGATTTCTTCTCTATCGGAACAAATGACTTAATCCAATACACAATGGCTGCGGACCGTATGAACGAACAAGTAGCTTACTTATACCAACCATATAACCCATCAATTTTACGTCTTGTAAAAATGGTTATCGATGCTGCTCATAAAGAAGGCAAATGGGCTGGTATGTGTGGTGAGATGGCTGGAGATTCACTTGCTATCCCATTATTATTAGGCTTAGGTTTAGATGAGTTCAGTATGAGTGCAACATCTATTCTTCCTGCAAGAACACAACTAAGCAAGTTGTCAAAAGCAGAAATGGAAACATTAGCAGAAAAAGCATTAACAATGTCAACTGCTGAAGAAGTTGTTGAATTAGTTAAAAGCATATAA
- a CDS encoding GGDEF domain-containing protein, translating to MNILHFLLENTVFQNVLQDLQLNVLYIEDGCTHQQTIENVHPKCMFIANSFEEGETLFHKTKPHIVIMYVTDFAQIKYIKNIYDSRSTFIIIWDQQITNEFTEVLTLGIRNIVIAPVTPQVVLEEVNKSLYQLSLVRQVSLQQELLQTMFDFQNDLLFIVEDDEIVDCNTNFLEFFGYENLFAYREQHLVFAEHFIRENGYYSTTHDITWLDDTLSYDRRIKMSNYEGIVSTFLLRATPLPEDLSRFIVKCTEITELDEIYQEQERLAMIDSLTEIYNRLKFQQILELEWDNAIRNDEKLALILFDIDNFKTVNDTYGHDFGDLALIQLADLMKSKVEHQHIFARWGGEEFIILVTNTVEKEAFQVAESLRFFIETKQFTGISKLTASFGVALHEKGITKEELMQRADIALYEAKKNGKNQVCIYRKEKM from the coding sequence ATGAACATACTACATTTTTTATTAGAGAATACTGTTTTCCAAAATGTATTACAAGATCTTCAGTTGAATGTCCTTTATATAGAAGATGGATGTACACATCAACAAACGATAGAAAATGTCCATCCAAAATGTATGTTTATAGCAAATAGTTTTGAAGAAGGCGAAACATTGTTTCATAAGACTAAACCACATATTGTAATTATGTATGTAACAGATTTTGCTCAAATAAAATATATAAAGAATATATATGATTCACGGAGTACATTCATTATCATTTGGGATCAACAGATAACAAACGAGTTTACAGAGGTGCTTACGTTAGGAATACGTAATATTGTGATAGCGCCAGTAACTCCACAAGTAGTGTTAGAGGAAGTGAATAAGAGTCTGTATCAACTTTCTTTAGTACGGCAAGTAAGTTTGCAACAAGAACTACTTCAGACGATGTTTGATTTTCAAAATGATCTATTATTTATAGTAGAAGATGATGAGATTGTTGATTGTAATACGAATTTTTTAGAGTTTTTCGGATATGAAAATTTGTTTGCTTATCGTGAGCAACATTTAGTATTTGCTGAACATTTTATTAGAGAAAATGGATATTATTCAACGACTCATGATATAACATGGTTAGATGATACATTATCATATGATAGAAGAATTAAGATGTCCAATTATGAAGGGATCGTATCAACATTTTTATTACGTGCGACACCGTTGCCAGAAGATTTATCGAGATTTATTGTAAAGTGTACAGAGATTACAGAATTAGACGAAATCTATCAAGAGCAAGAAAGACTTGCTATGATAGATTCATTGACAGAGATTTATAATCGTTTGAAGTTCCAACAAATACTAGAGCTAGAGTGGGACAATGCAATACGTAACGATGAAAAATTAGCACTTATTTTATTTGATATAGATAATTTTAAAACAGTAAATGACACATATGGCCATGATTTTGGCGATTTAGCATTAATACAACTTGCAGATCTTATGAAATCTAAAGTGGAACATCAACATATATTTGCAAGGTGGGGAGGAGAGGAATTCATAATATTAGTGACAAATACGGTAGAAAAAGAAGCTTTTCAAGTTGCGGAATCATTGCGTTTTTTCATTGAAACAAAGCAATTCACTGGAATCTCAAAATTAACAGCGAGTTTTGGAGTTGCGTTACATGAGAAAGGGATTACTAAAGAAGAATTAATGCAAAGAGCGGATATTGCATTATATGAAGCAAAAAAAAATGGGAAAAATCAAGTATGTATATATAGAAAAGAAAAAATGTGA
- a CDS encoding NAD(P)-dependent oxidoreductase: MERKTLSIGFIGIGVMGKSMVYHLMQGGHKVYVYNRTKAKAASLVQDGANWCDTPKALVKQVDVVMTMVGYPHDVEEVYFGVDGILEHANEGTIAIDFTTSTPTLAKRIHEFAKSKNIYTLDAPVSGGDVGAKEARLAIMVGGENEVYDKCLPLFEKLGTNIQLQGPAGSGQHTKMCNQIAIASNMIGVCEAVAYAKKAGLNADKVLESISTGAAGSWSLSNLAPRMLKGDFEPGFYVKHFMKDMKIALDEAEKIQLPVPGLTLAKELYEELIADGEENSGTQVLYKKYIRG; the protein is encoded by the coding sequence ATGGAACGTAAAACTTTATCAATAGGTTTCATCGGTATTGGTGTAATGGGAAAAAGTATGGTATATCATTTAATGCAAGGCGGTCATAAAGTATATGTATATAATAGAACGAAAGCGAAGGCAGCTTCTTTAGTGCAAGATGGTGCCAATTGGTGCGATACACCGAAAGCGTTAGTAAAGCAAGTTGATGTTGTTATGACAATGGTTGGTTATCCTCATGATGTAGAAGAAGTGTATTTTGGGGTAGATGGAATTTTAGAACATGCAAATGAAGGTACGATAGCGATTGACTTTACAACATCTACACCGACATTGGCAAAACGTATCCATGAATTTGCGAAGAGTAAGAATATATATACACTGGATGCACCTGTATCTGGAGGAGATGTTGGCGCTAAAGAAGCAAGACTCGCAATTATGGTCGGTGGAGAGAACGAAGTATATGATAAATGTTTGCCGTTATTTGAAAAGCTAGGAACAAATATTCAGCTGCAAGGACCAGCTGGGAGTGGACAGCATACAAAAATGTGTAATCAAATTGCGATTGCTTCCAACATGATTGGAGTATGTGAAGCTGTTGCTTATGCGAAAAAGGCTGGACTTAATGCAGATAAAGTATTAGAGAGTATTTCGACAGGAGCAGCAGGTAGCTGGTCATTAAGTAATTTAGCTCCTCGAATGTTAAAAGGAGATTTTGAACCTGGTTTTTATGTAAAGCATTTTATGAAAGATATGAAGATTGCTTTAGATGAAGCTGAAAAAATACAATTACCAGTACCGGGTTTAACCTTAGCGAAGGAATTGTATGAAGAACTAATAGCAGATGGAGAAGAGAATAGTGGAACACAAGTATTATACAAAAAGTATATAAGGGGGTAA
- a CDS encoding DUF3909 family protein — MDLQKFDEMIDAVQQSTCVQINDKQKEAFKQKYDFEPSFEYGRDEKGHYVIRTSKKMLEEMDFYLALKYDRDGIALYMHAEIEGTCHVSVSYSEDALHLQELFQFLEENK, encoded by the coding sequence ATGGATCTCCAAAAGTTTGATGAGATGATTGATGCTGTGCAGCAATCAACTTGTGTACAGATTAATGATAAGCAAAAAGAAGCTTTTAAACAAAAATACGATTTTGAGCCAAGTTTTGAATATGGACGAGATGAGAAAGGGCATTATGTTATCCGAACTTCGAAAAAGATGTTAGAGGAAATGGATTTTTATTTGGCATTGAAATATGATCGAGATGGAATTGCCCTTTATATGCATGCTGAGATTGAAGGGACATGTCACGTATCTGTTAGCTATAGTGAAGATGCACTTCATTTGCAAGAATTGTTTCAATTTCTAGAAGAAAATAAATAA
- the ptsG gene encoding PTS glucose transporter subunit IIABC, with protein MFKKIFGVLQKVGKALMLPVAILPAAGILLGFGNAFQNPQLTDVIPALKADWFVMVAKIMEQSGDIIFANLALLFAVGVAIGLAGGDGVAGLAAFVGYLIMNKTMSVFLEVDKLVKVTSSGTDPVKIGFADPAYANVLGIPTLQTGVFGGIIVGIVAAYCYNKYFNIELPSYLGFFAGKRFVPIATATFSLVVGIIMCFVWPYIQGGLNTFSHQMIDANRTLAAFIFGLIERSLIPFGLHHIFYSPFWFEFGQYTNAAGELIRGDQKIFMAQLKDGVELTAGTFTTGKYPFMMFGLPAAALAMYHEARPENKKLAAGILGSAALTSFLTGITEPLEFSFLFVAPVLFGIHAVFAGLSFMTMQILGVKIGMTFSGGLIDFILFGVLPGRTAWWWVIVVGLVLAVIYYFGFRFAIRKWNLKTPGREVANANDGAGKTEAGELPREVLVALGGKENIASLDACITRLRVQVNEQKNVNKDRLKELGAAGVLEVGNNIQAIFGPKSDTLKSQIHDIMSGRTPHVEKEEPVKVEETPQQVDENETIVSPIEGKILPITEVPDQVFSGKMMGDGFAIEPTEGTVVSPVNGEIVNVFPTKHAIGIQSEGGKEILIHFGIDTVKLNGEGFEALVAQGDKVKQGQPLLKVDLAFVKENAPSIITPIVFTNLQQGQQVELKKDGNVKKGENAIIDIQ; from the coding sequence ATGTTTAAGAAGATCTTTGGTGTTCTTCAAAAAGTCGGAAAAGCGCTTATGCTTCCAGTAGCGATTTTACCGGCAGCAGGTATTTTACTTGGATTTGGTAATGCATTTCAAAATCCACAGCTAACAGATGTTATTCCTGCTTTAAAAGCAGATTGGTTCGTAATGGTTGCAAAAATTATGGAACAATCTGGTGATATTATTTTCGCTAACCTTGCATTATTATTCGCAGTTGGGGTAGCAATTGGTTTAGCTGGTGGAGACGGAGTAGCTGGTTTAGCAGCATTCGTCGGCTACTTAATTATGAACAAAACGATGAGTGTGTTCTTAGAAGTAGATAAGCTAGTGAAAGTAACAAGTTCTGGAACAGATCCAGTGAAAATTGGATTTGCAGATCCAGCATATGCAAACGTATTAGGAATTCCAACGTTACAAACAGGAGTATTTGGTGGTATTATCGTCGGGATAGTAGCTGCATATTGCTACAATAAATACTTCAACATTGAATTACCATCATACTTAGGTTTCTTTGCAGGTAAGCGTTTCGTACCGATCGCAACTGCAACATTCTCTTTAGTAGTAGGTATTATCATGTGCTTCGTTTGGCCATACATTCAAGGTGGCTTAAATACGTTCTCACATCAAATGATTGATGCAAATAGAACGTTAGCAGCATTTATATTCGGTTTAATCGAACGTTCATTAATTCCATTTGGATTACATCATATTTTCTATTCGCCGTTCTGGTTCGAATTCGGTCAGTATACAAATGCAGCTGGCGAATTAATCCGCGGTGACCAAAAAATCTTTATGGCACAGTTAAAAGATGGTGTGGAATTAACAGCAGGTACATTTACAACTGGTAAATATCCGTTCATGATGTTCGGTCTTCCAGCAGCAGCTTTAGCGATGTACCATGAAGCACGTCCAGAAAATAAAAAATTAGCAGCGGGTATTTTAGGATCTGCTGCATTAACATCATTCTTAACAGGTATTACAGAACCACTTGAATTTTCATTCTTATTCGTAGCACCAGTATTATTCGGAATTCACGCTGTATTCGCTGGTCTATCATTTATGACAATGCAAATTTTAGGTGTTAAAATTGGTATGACATTCTCTGGTGGTTTAATCGACTTTATCTTATTCGGTGTACTACCAGGTCGTACGGCATGGTGGTGGGTAATTGTTGTTGGTCTTGTACTAGCAGTTATTTACTACTTCGGATTCCGTTTTGCAATCCGTAAATGGAATTTAAAAACACCTGGTCGTGAAGTAGCAAATGCTAATGACGGTGCAGGAAAAACAGAAGCAGGAGAACTGCCACGTGAAGTATTAGTAGCACTTGGTGGTAAAGAAAACATCGCTTCTTTAGATGCTTGTATTACTCGTTTACGCGTTCAAGTTAACGAACAAAAGAATGTAAATAAAGACCGCTTAAAAGAGCTTGGAGCAGCTGGTGTACTTGAAGTTGGAAATAACATTCAAGCTATTTTTGGACCGAAATCTGACACATTAAAATCACAAATTCATGATATTATGTCAGGTCGTACACCTCATGTTGAAAAAGAAGAGCCTGTAAAAGTGGAAGAAACTCCTCAACAAGTTGATGAAAATGAAACAATCGTTTCACCAATTGAAGGGAAAATCTTACCGATTACAGAAGTACCTGACCAAGTATTCTCAGGGAAAATGATGGGAGATGGATTTGCGATTGAGCCAACAGAAGGAACAGTAGTTTCTCCAGTTAATGGTGAGATTGTAAATGTATTCCCTACAAAACATGCGATTGGTATTCAGTCTGAAGGCGGAAAAGAAATTTTAATCCACTTTGGTATTGATACTGTAAAATTAAATGGTGAAGGCTTTGAAGCGCTTGTAGCACAAGGTGATAAAGTGAAGCAAGGACAACCATTATTAAAAGTAGATCTTGCATTTGTAAAAGAAAATGCACCATCTATTATTACACCAATCGTCTTTACAAATTTACAACAAGGGCAACAAGTCGAATTGAAAAAAGATGGAAATGTTAAAAAGGGCGAAAACGCTATTATTGACATTCAATAG
- the ptsH gene encoding phosphocarrier protein HPr — protein MEKIFKVTSDSGIHARPATLLVNTASKFGSDINLEYNGKNVNLKSIMGVMSLGIQQGAEIKVTANGDDAAQALAAIEETMKNEGLGE, from the coding sequence ATGGAAAAAATCTTTAAAGTAACTAGCGACTCAGGAATTCATGCTCGTCCAGCAACTCTACTTGTAAACACTGCAAGCAAATTCGGTTCTGACATTAACTTAGAGTATAACGGGAAGAACGTTAACTTAAAATCAATCATGGGTGTTATGTCTTTAGGAATTCAACAAGGCGCGGAAATTAAGGTCACTGCAAATGGTGATGATGCAGCTCAAGCACTAGCAGCTATCGAAGAAACTATGAAAAACGAAGGATTAGGAGAATAA
- a CDS encoding serine hydrolase, whose protein sequence is MKKKIMIMASLSAVVCGGVYYFLYSPDLKEQAVLTTKVTPAIESEVQDNIEEVQKIDYASISQKLDQYLVGKQFNGTVLVTDKEHVILNKGYGYADIQNKIENTPQTKYRIGSITKTVVATSILQLQEQGKLNIQENVNKYIPSFPADKNITLYHLLTHTSGLPEHAKGNVNAASRLQLINWIGRQNVEFPAGTGWRYTDYNYMVLAYIIENISKKPLGDYIKENIFTKAEMHESGMGNMVPGDKNFTKGYVKKDQELVPAQKLGMDWLYGSGEMYTTVGDMKKLDEAIINGKLLSEQSIQAMFTPSAERKYAFSFYIYPDYFHNHGVLSGWNTFNNFNKEKGTFVILFSNVKNSMDDDFNKEFRKMVNDLLEQRG, encoded by the coding sequence ATGAAAAAAAAAATAATGATTATGGCTTCACTGTCTGCTGTAGTTTGCGGCGGAGTATACTATTTTCTCTATAGTCCAGATTTAAAGGAACAAGCAGTATTAACAACAAAGGTAACTCCCGCTATTGAGTCAGAGGTACAGGATAATATAGAAGAAGTACAAAAAATTGATTATGCTAGTATATCTCAAAAGTTAGATCAATATTTAGTAGGAAAGCAATTTAATGGGACAGTTTTGGTGACAGATAAAGAGCATGTTATATTGAATAAAGGATATGGATATGCTGATATTCAAAATAAAATAGAAAATACGCCTCAAACAAAATATCGTATCGGTTCTATTACGAAAACAGTTGTTGCTACGTCCATTTTACAGTTGCAAGAACAAGGGAAGTTAAATATTCAAGAGAATGTAAATAAGTACATTCCTTCATTTCCAGCAGATAAAAATATCACGTTATATCATTTATTAACACATACTTCTGGTTTACCTGAACATGCCAAAGGAAATGTGAATGCAGCCTCCCGTTTACAGTTAATTAATTGGATTGGACGTCAAAATGTAGAATTTCCTGCAGGAACAGGTTGGAGGTATACAGATTATAATTATATGGTGCTTGCTTATATTATAGAAAATATATCGAAAAAGCCTTTAGGAGATTACATAAAGGAGAATATATTTACAAAAGCAGAGATGCATGAATCAGGTATGGGAAATATGGTGCCTGGAGATAAAAACTTCACGAAGGGTTATGTGAAGAAAGATCAAGAACTTGTACCAGCGCAAAAATTAGGAATGGACTGGTTATATGGATCTGGTGAGATGTATACGACAGTAGGGGATATGAAAAAATTAGATGAAGCGATTATAAATGGAAAGCTTCTTTCTGAACAAAGTATACAAGCGATGTTTACACCTTCAGCAGAACGGAAATATGCATTTAGTTTTTATATATATCCGGACTATTTTCATAATCATGGTGTATTATCTGGTTGGAACACTTTCAATAATTTTAATAAAGAAAAAGGAACTTTTGTTATTTTATTTTCAAATGTGAAAAATAGTATGGATGATGATTTTAATAAAGAGTTCCGAAAGATGGTAAATGATTTATTAGAACAAAGGGGATGA
- a CDS encoding DUF3915 family protein → MFGSFGCCDNFRECHHRERECDHREKEREREEVRPHRPAVCNVLATISVGTEISLLSIRGHQSFRNVIFEGFCNGVALFSALARNNNDKDNNNKDDKNNQNQNTFTGILRVCPTDIIAIAI, encoded by the coding sequence ATGTTTGGATCATTTGGATGCTGTGATAACTTTAGAGAATGTCATCATCGTGAAAGAGAGTGTGACCATCGCGAGAAAGAGAGAGAAAGAGAAGAAGTTAGACCACACCGACCTGCTGTATGTAACGTACTTGCTACCATTTCAGTTGGAACAGAAATTTCTCTTTTAAGCATTAGAGGCCATCAATCATTCCGCAATGTAATTTTTGAAGGATTCTGTAACGGTGTTGCTCTTTTCTCTGCTTTAGCTCGTAATAATAACGACAAAGATAATAATAATAAAGACGATAAGAACAATCAAAATCAAAATACTTTTACTGGCATTTTACGTGTATGCCCAACTGATATTATTGCAATCGCTATCTAA